A genomic segment from Malaclemys terrapin pileata isolate rMalTer1 chromosome 1, rMalTer1.hap1, whole genome shotgun sequence encodes:
- the CCDC181 gene encoding coiled-coil domain-containing protein 181 isoform X3: MSDKKDTNDLREAGDSTESAEYEDDFEKDLEWFINEEKGEEDDDPGETENEEDVEANTDEDNEERKEGVDQLPQPDADLKESPPNEEKPVSISEVKPLDHTSDTDSESSIQESKLENQQELDEEDDEEIKRYILEKIEEANKLLENQEPLDENRERKLKFKDKLVDLEVPPLEDTEACKNDPESEEDFSSRLSQLHISNDPGLQSMSFSLNGGKDEEHKDGKILVEKDGKFELLSLRDIESHGFLPPISVSFTDIEAQPISPKFSHAVIFGTPSLTKEEPLVQPGVNAFFPIGEEFVCFPKPPPNPKYRPNSAINIARSVEMGRTPRRVQSANVPLRSSTYGLSPKQKEMQKQMQQRKEKLRKEEAAQKKQQEEEKKRENDMVFRAWLQKKKEQVQEEKRIQRAKELEGSNSRQENRDPEEAFRLWLKKKHQDQMKEKQMEILRRQEECLYFLPRTEERDRAFKQWLKRKREEKRAEELAAKERSRQLRLEARRAKQIQNILCTISEPKSFRFTDHYS; this comes from the exons ATGAGTGACAAGAAAGACACTAATGACTTAAGAGAGGCTGGTGACTCAACAGAAAGTGCAGAATATGAGGATGATTTTGAGAAGGATCTTGAGTGGTTTATTaatgaagaaaaaggagaagaAGATGACGACCCTGGGGAAACAGAG AATGAAGAGGATGTTGAAGCAAATACTGACGAAGACaatgaggaaagaaaagaagGTGTAGATCAGCTTCCTCAGCCTGATGCAGATCTGAAGGAGAGTCCACCAAATGAAGAAAAACCTGTATCCATATCCGAAGTTAAACCATTGGATCATACATCTGATACTGACAGCGAAAGCTCCATCCAGGAATCCAAGCTGGAAAACCAGCAGGAactggatgaggaagatgatgaagaAATAAAGCGTTATATTTTGGAAAAGATCGAAGAAGCCAACAAGCTGCTGGAGAACCAAGAACCTCTGGATGAGAATAGAGAAAGGAAACTAAAATTCAAAGATAAATTGGTAGATTTGGAAGTTCCCCCTCTAGAAGATACAGAAGCTTGTAAAAATGATCCTGAAAGTGAAGAGGATTTTTCAAGTAGGCTGTCTCAACTGCATATTTCTAATGATCCAGGACTGCAAAGCATGTCCTTTTCACTTAATGGTGGCAAGGATGAGGAACACAAGGATGGCAAAATCCTAGTAGAGAAAGATGGAAAGTTTGAACTCTTGAGTTTACGTGATATTGAAAGCCATGGCTTTTTGCCCCCGATAAGTGTTTCTTTCACTGACATTGAAGCTCAGCCTATTTCTCCTAAGTTTTCCCATGCTGTTATTTTTGGCACTCCCAGTCTAACAAAGGAAGAGCCTCTAGTGCAGCCAGGGGTAAATGCTTTCTTCCCCATTGGAGAAGAGTTTGTCTGTTTCCCTAAGCCTCCACCTAACCCTAAGTATCGCCCAAACTCGGCCATCAACATTGCAAGAAGTGTGGAAATGGGAAGAACTCCCCGCAGGGTGCAGTCTGCAAATGTTCCTTTGAGAAGCTCCACCTACGGTCTTTCACCCAAACAAAAAGAGATGCAAAAACAGATgcaacaaagaaaagagaaactaAGGAAAGAG GAAGCAGCACAGAAAAAACaacaggaagaagaaaagaagagagagaatgacATGGTCTTTAGAGCTTGGTTGcagaagaaaaaagaacaagTGCAGGAAGAGAAGCGAATTCAGCGTGCAAAGGAACTAGAAGGCTCAAATAGTAGA CAGGAGAACAGAGATCCAGAGGAAGCTTTCAGGTTATGGCTTAAAAAAAAGCACCAAGatcaaatgaaagaaaaacaaatggaaatcCTTAGACGCCAGGAAGAGTGCCTGTACTTCCTTCCAAGAACAGAAGAACGTGACAGAGCCTTTAAACA ATGgctaaaaagaaagagagaggaaaagcgaGCGGAGGAACTGGCTGCCAAAGAGCGATCGAGGCAACTTAGGCTAGAAGCCAGAAGAGCAAAACAAATCCAGAATATTCTCTGCACCATTTCTGAACCTAAATCCTTCCGCTTCACGGACCATTACAGCTGA
- the CCDC181 gene encoding coiled-coil domain-containing protein 181 isoform X4, which yields MSDKKDTNDLREAGDSTESAEYEDDFEKDLEWFINEEKGEEDDDPGETENEEDVEANTDEDNEERKEGVDQLPQPDADLKESPPNEEKPVSISEVKPLDHTSDTDSESSIQESKLENQQELDEEDDEEIKRYILEKIEEANKLLENQEPLDENRERKLKFKDKLVDLEVPPLEDTEACKNDPESEEDFSSRLSQLHISNDPGLQSMSFSLNGGKDEEHKDGKILVEKDGKFELLSLRDIESHGFLPPISVSFTDIEAQPISPKFSHAVIFGTPSLTKEEPLVQPGVNAFFPIGEEFVCFPKPPPNPKYRPNSAINIARSVEMGRTPRRVQSANVPLRSSTYGLSPKQKEMQKQMQQRKEKLRKEEAAQKKQQEEEKKRENDMVFRAWLQKKKEQVQEEKRIQRAKELEGSNSRENRDPEEAFRLWLKKKHQDQMKEKQMEILRRQEECLYFLPRTEERDRAFKQWLKRKREEKRAEELAAKERSRQLRLEARRAKQIQNILCTISEPKSFRFTDHYS from the exons ATGAGTGACAAGAAAGACACTAATGACTTAAGAGAGGCTGGTGACTCAACAGAAAGTGCAGAATATGAGGATGATTTTGAGAAGGATCTTGAGTGGTTTATTaatgaagaaaaaggagaagaAGATGACGACCCTGGGGAAACAGAG AATGAAGAGGATGTTGAAGCAAATACTGACGAAGACaatgaggaaagaaaagaagGTGTAGATCAGCTTCCTCAGCCTGATGCAGATCTGAAGGAGAGTCCACCAAATGAAGAAAAACCTGTATCCATATCCGAAGTTAAACCATTGGATCATACATCTGATACTGACAGCGAAAGCTCCATCCAGGAATCCAAGCTGGAAAACCAGCAGGAactggatgaggaagatgatgaagaAATAAAGCGTTATATTTTGGAAAAGATCGAAGAAGCCAACAAGCTGCTGGAGAACCAAGAACCTCTGGATGAGAATAGAGAAAGGAAACTAAAATTCAAAGATAAATTGGTAGATTTGGAAGTTCCCCCTCTAGAAGATACAGAAGCTTGTAAAAATGATCCTGAAAGTGAAGAGGATTTTTCAAGTAGGCTGTCTCAACTGCATATTTCTAATGATCCAGGACTGCAAAGCATGTCCTTTTCACTTAATGGTGGCAAGGATGAGGAACACAAGGATGGCAAAATCCTAGTAGAGAAAGATGGAAAGTTTGAACTCTTGAGTTTACGTGATATTGAAAGCCATGGCTTTTTGCCCCCGATAAGTGTTTCTTTCACTGACATTGAAGCTCAGCCTATTTCTCCTAAGTTTTCCCATGCTGTTATTTTTGGCACTCCCAGTCTAACAAAGGAAGAGCCTCTAGTGCAGCCAGGGGTAAATGCTTTCTTCCCCATTGGAGAAGAGTTTGTCTGTTTCCCTAAGCCTCCACCTAACCCTAAGTATCGCCCAAACTCGGCCATCAACATTGCAAGAAGTGTGGAAATGGGAAGAACTCCCCGCAGGGTGCAGTCTGCAAATGTTCCTTTGAGAAGCTCCACCTACGGTCTTTCACCCAAACAAAAAGAGATGCAAAAACAGATgcaacaaagaaaagagaaactaAGGAAAGAG GAAGCAGCACAGAAAAAACaacaggaagaagaaaagaagagagagaatgacATGGTCTTTAGAGCTTGGTTGcagaagaaaaaagaacaagTGCAGGAAGAGAAGCGAATTCAGCGTGCAAAGGAACTAGAAGGCTCAAATAGTAGA GAGAACAGAGATCCAGAGGAAGCTTTCAGGTTATGGCTTAAAAAAAAGCACCAAGatcaaatgaaagaaaaacaaatggaaatcCTTAGACGCCAGGAAGAGTGCCTGTACTTCCTTCCAAGAACAGAAGAACGTGACAGAGCCTTTAAACA ATGgctaaaaagaaagagagaggaaaagcgaGCGGAGGAACTGGCTGCCAAAGAGCGATCGAGGCAACTTAGGCTAGAAGCCAGAAGAGCAAAACAAATCCAGAATATTCTCTGCACCATTTCTGAACCTAAATCCTTCCGCTTCACGGACCATTACAGCTGA